The Thermodesulfobacteriota bacterium sequence TATAACCCTCTTTTAGCATTCGCTTTAAAACATAAACTTGACGTTCCTTTGCCATTTTGTAATTACTAAATGGTGAATACTTGCTGGGGGCTCTTGGAAGTCCTGCAAGCATGGCAGCTTCAGCCAGATTGAGATCTTCTACGTGCTTGCCAAAATAACTCTGAGCCGCTGATTCAACACCGTAAGCACCGTGTCCCAGGTAGATTTGATTCAAGTAGAGGAAGAGAATGTTTTCTTTTGAAAGCTCGTTCTCTACCCGATATGCCAGAATAGCTTCCTTTATCTTTCTTGAAAAACTCTTCTCTGGCGAGAGCAAAAAGTATTTCGTTACCTGTTGGGTGATTGTACTGCCTCCCTGAACAATTCTGCCTGCCCAGATGTTTTTGAAAAAGGCTCTAATTATACTCAGAGGGCTGATACCCTGATGTTCATAAAAACGGCTGTCTTCGGCAGATATGAAGGCATCTATAACCATCCTGGGAATTCTTGTTATAGGGACTATGATCCGTTTCTCAAGATAGAATTCGCCTATTAACTCTTTATCATCAGAATAAAACTTACTTGTAATATTTGGATGATAATTTCTTAATGAGGAAATATCCGGCAGATTTTGCCTGAAATAATAGTAAACTCCACCAGCCGAAACCATCAGAGCAATCAAAGGAATAAAGAGAACAACAGAGATAAATTTTATGCGTTTTATATTCCTTTTTCGTTGAAATTTTATCTTCTTTGTACCAGATTTGTTTTTATCAGGTTTCATATTCATATTTTTACTAAAAGGGATCTCTGTCGAGACTTCGGTATTGAATAGCCTCAGAGATATGATATGAGGTTATATCATCTCTGCATTCAAGGTCAGCTATAGTACGGGCAACTTTGAGAATTCGAGTATATGCTCTGGCACTTAGCCCTAACTTATCTATAGCTGTTTCTAAAAGTCTCTTTGATTCTTCTCCTATTTGACAATACTTTTTAATATACCTGGAGGTCATCTGAGCATTACAGTGGATTTTACCCCCGTTGAATCGTTTAATCTGTATACCCCTGGCAAAATTCACCCTTTTTTTGATACTTTCAGAAGGTTCTCCTGCTCTTTCATCAGAGAGGTCTTTATACCTTACTGATGGCACTTCAATATGTATATCAATCCTGTCCAATAGAGGCCCTGACACCTTTGCTTTGTATTTTCGAATTTGAGGAACTGTGCAACTACATTCATGATGAGGATCGGTGTAAAATCCACATGGACATGGATTCATTGCAGCAATAAGCATAAATTGGGCAGGATAGCTCAGGGAGGTTACTGCCCTGGAAATGGTAACCCTACCGTCTTCCATAGGTTGCCGCATGACCTCCAATACATTCTTTTTAAATTCTGGCAACTCATCCAGAAAGAGAACTCCGCTATGGGAGAGACTCACTTCTCCAGGCTTAGGAATCTGCCCACCTCCGATCAACCCTGCATCGGAGATAGTGTGGTGGGGATAGCGAAAGGGTCGTGTAACTATCAGAGCATTGTTATTGTCGAGCAACCCCATCACACTATGTACCTTGGTTGTTTCTATTGCCTCTTCAAAAGACATATCCGGCAGGATGGTGGGAACCCTCTTGGCAAGCATCGTCTTTCCAGAACCAGGAGGTCCCACCATTATTACATTATGCCCTCCGGCAGCAGCTATCTCTAAGGCTCTTTTGGCATGTT is a genomic window containing:
- a CDS encoding YifB family Mg chelatase-like AAA ATPase, which encodes MLAKVLSSAILGVDAYKVEVEVDITRGLPSFSTVGLPEGAVRESKERVKSAVKNSGYEFPSKKITVNLAPADIKKEGTAFDLPIAIGILVATEVVETSKLADFLVMGELSLDGRIKPIKGSLPIAATAREKGIKGIIVPRDNAREGAIVKGVDVLAVETLADVVEFLNNSLSIEPTAVDLEDIFKNNLTYPVDFNEVKGQEHAKRALEIAAAGGHNVIMVGPPGSGKTMLAKRVPTILPDMSFEEAIETTKVHSVMGLLDNNNALIVTRPFRYPHHTISDAGLIGGGQIPKPGEVSLSHSGVLFLDELPEFKKNVLEVMRQPMEDGRVTISRAVTSLSYPAQFMLIAAMNPCPCGFYTDPHHECSCTVPQIRKYKAKVSGPLLDRIDIHIEVPSVRYKDLSDERAGEPSESIKKRVNFARGIQIKRFNGGKIHCNAQMTSRYIKKYCQIGEESKRLLETAIDKLGLSARAYTRILKVARTIADLECRDDITSYHISEAIQYRSLDRDPF